In one window of Gossypium arboreum isolate Shixiya-1 chromosome 4, ASM2569848v2, whole genome shotgun sequence DNA:
- the LOC108459206 gene encoding putative disease resistance protein RGA4: MTRDGSSDDDFSIIPIVGMDGVGKTTFTHLIYNDGACKGFDPKVWVDQSYDDVDVANETLLNMRKWYFKEYQLNAQLTLRKEFSQKRFFLVLENAQSNNIVDNWKGLKFAFMFGAPGNKVIVITRD; the protein is encoded by the coding sequence ATGACAAGGGACGGATCAAGTGATGACGATTTTTCTATAATACCGATTGTTGGGATGGATGGGGTCGGCAAGACAACATTTACTCACCTTATTTACAATGATGGGGCATGCAAAGGTTTTGATCCAAAAGTCTGGGTTGATCAATCATATGATGACGTTGATGTAGCTAATGAAACTCTATTGAACATGCGAAAGTGGTATTTCAAGGAATATCAGCTCAATGCTCAACTTACTTTAAGAAAAGAGTTCTCTCAAAAAAGATTTTTTCTTGTTCTTGAAAATGCCCAAAGCAATAATATTGTTGATAATTGGAAAGGCCTGAAGTTTGCATTTATGTTTGGAGCACCAGGAAATAAGGTCATTGTGATTACACGAGACTGA
- the LOC108459673 gene encoding protein JINGUBANG-like, with amino-acid sequence MVLTTMAAPMQEPVLSTPLLSSSATRSSGSISSTTSSEADDSPLSSQRFVVQDVTKYELPCKPLPGFQSYKSLAMLSGHIGSVSCLALCGEFILTASQGKDIIVWQQPDLRQFTKFGQGDGSVKALVTVSNKVFTAHQDSRIRVWKVSRSSENVFKLVDTLPTTKDYLGKFMKQSNYVHTRRHHKRLWIEHADSISCLAVYNGLIYSGSWDKTLKVWRISDLKCMESIKAHDDAINSLVACKGIVYSASADGKIKAWGKQGKTSHSLLGIMEGHNDISLNSVVVSEDGKWVYGGGSDGSVMGWERNGDCVSWKMVSETKAHHMAVLCMCMMGEFLCSGSADKTIGIWKREAYGKLCKVGVINGHEGPVKCLQASPCNVGTGFLLYSGGLDKSIRVWWVPKVEDNS; translated from the coding sequence ATGGTTCTCACTACAATGGCTGCTCCCATGCAAGAACCTGTCTTGTCAACTCCCTTATTATCATCATCTGCCACAAGAAGTAGTGGAAGCATTAGCAGTACTACAAGCAGTGAAGCTGATGATAGCCCGCTTTCATCTCAACGATTTGTGGTTCAAGATGTCACCAAATATGAACTTCCCTGCAAACCATTACCTGGGTTTCAATCATATAAATCACTGGCAATGCTGTCCGGGCATATTGGCTCAGTTTCTTGCTTGGCCTTATGTGGGGAATTCATCTTAACTGCATCACAAGGCAAGGATATTATTGTGTGGCAACAGCCTGACTTGAGGCAGTTCACAAAGTTTGGCCAAGGTGATGGCTCGGTGAAGGCGCTTGTCACCGTTAGCAACAAGGTTTTCACTGCACATCaagatagtaggatcagagtttGGAAGGTGTCAAGAAGCTCAGAGAATGTGTTCAAGCTTGTTGACACACTTCCTACTACAAAGGACTATTTGGGGAAGTTCATGAAGCAAAGCAATTATGTCCACACTCGGCGGCATCATAAGCGTTTATGGATTGAACATGCGGATAGCATTTCTTGTTTGGCAGTCTATAATGGCTTGATTTATTCTGGTTCATGGGACAAGACCCTTAAGGTGTGGAGGATATCTGATTTGAAGTGTATGGAGTCAATAAAAGCACATGATGATGCTATCAATAGCTTGGTAGCTTGTAAGGGAATAGTCTACTCAGCATCAGCGGATGGTAAGATTAAGGCTTGGGGAAAACAAGGGAAGACCTCTCATTCATTGCTGGGGATTATGGAGGGTCACAATGATATTTCATTGAATTCAGTTGTTGTTTCTGAGGATGGGAAGTGGGTGTATGGAGGAGGATCGGATGGATCTGTAATGGGTTGGGAAAGGAATGGTGATTGTGTTAGTTGGAAAATGGTAAGTGAGACAAAAGCACACCACATGGCTGTTTTGTGTATGTGCATGATGGGAGAGTTTTTATGCAGTGGCTCAGCTGATAAAACCATTGGTATTTGGAAACGAGAGGCTTATGGTAAACTTTGTAAAGTTGGGGTCATAAATGGGCATGAAGGACCAGTCAAGTGTTTGCAGGCATCCCCCTGTAATGTTGGTACTGGCTTCTTGCTCTATAGTGGAGGCCTCGACAAATCTATAAGGGTCTGGTGGGTGCCTAAAGTCGAGGACAACTCTTAA
- the LOC108459207 gene encoding uncharacterized protein LOC108459207 has product MQDLKDWEFPLDVNAMFHRLCKLTITSCPELAGKLPSYLPSLDKLQARPGGTFKHFKLTCLTEGFMQGLTEVRNLEIHVCKDLLSLGSLSFVRYLEITNGLPLISLGEEVEAKETAQLDIPFTVECLTFHLSLQKFQKAFSSLYNLRELYFTRYHGRVLMRESNLPSSLKILEIKDCFELQCALDEEENVNDNIRNTGLLEELTIKSWLLLTCLFARGELPSIPHHFTLHNTGNCDMLGKLPSALKHLDISICPKLKSVAKRFQKDSSLEYISIFDCANLKSLPECLYNLSNLKIFYVGSLRTFLSFPEGGFPVCQPDIASSATLKNLRLCLTASTSLHLCGACL; this is encoded by the exons ATGCAAGATTTGAAGGATTGGGAGTTTCCTTTGGATGTTAATGCAATGTTTCATCGCCTATGCAAGCTTACTATAACATCCTGCCCCGAGTTAGCTGGAAAATTACCCAGCTACCTACCATCTTTAGACAAACTG CAAGCTAGACCGGGTGGAACTTTCAAACATTTTAAGTTGACATGTCTAACGGAGGGCTTCATGCAAGGGTTGACAGAGGTAAGAAATTTGGAGATCCATGTTTGTAAGGATCTGCTGTCATTAGGGAGCCTCAGTTTTGTTCGTTATTTAGAAATTACAAATGGTTTGCCACTCATTTCCTTGGGGGAAGAGGTGGAAGCAAAGGAGACGGCACAACTTGATATCCCCTTCACTGTGGAATGTTTGACTTTTCATCTTTCATTACAGAAGTTTCAAAAAGCTTTCTCCAGCCTGTACAATCTTAGAGAGCTATACTTTACCAGGTACCATGGACGTGTTTTAATGAGAGAGTCCAACTTGCCTTCAAGTCTTAAAATACTAGAAATCAAAGACTGTTTTGAGTTACAGTGTGCTCTGGATGAGGAAGAGAATGTTAATGATAACATCAGAAACACAGGTCTTCTTGAGGAGTTAACCATTAAGTCATGGCTGTTGCTTACATGCTTGTTTGCTAGAGGGGAGTTACCTTCAATACCTCACCATTTCACTTTGCACAACACTGGAAACTGTGACATGCTAGGAAAGTTACCATCTGCTCTTAAGCACCTTGATATTTCTATTTGTCCAAAGTTGAAGTCAGTAGCTAAAAGATTTCAGAAGGATTCATCTCTTGAATACATTTCGATATTCGATTGTGCAAATCTTAAATCACTACCTGAGTGCCTTTACAACCTCAGTAACCTGAAAATATTTTACGTAGGTAGTCTCCGGACTTTTCTTTCCTTTCCTGAAGGAGGTTTCCCTGTTTGCCAACCTGATATTGCTTCATCAGCTACTTTGAAAAACTTGAGGCTCTGCCTAACTGCTTCCACAAGCTTGCATCTCTGCGGCGCTTGTTTATAG
- the LOC108457792 gene encoding protein YAE1-like — protein sequence MDDKFAQELYSESLQLSNLQLGRSSSTNGFNKSDIQDEDGSLWGGSDEELDKTSDLDREWKRRHDQFHTIGYRDGLIAGKEASAQEGFNIGFKQSIPIGYNWGIARGVTSALACLPDGLRERLTETQENRDKFQELYESVNLLSATDALKLFHDDILTKKAVEQSGSTEASVSVGGAQEHISNSSSLGTYSTKLQSLLLESPEIKVQFFHQEASTPDRC from the exons ATGGATGATAAATTTGCTCAAGAGCTGTATTCAGAAAGTTTGCAGCTATCCAATTTACAATTAGGGCGTTCTTCGAGTACCAATG GTTTCAATAAGTCGGACATCCAGGATGAAGATGGATCTTTATGGGGTGGTTCTGATGAGGAATTAGATAAAACATCTGATTTAGACCGTGAATGGAAGAGAAGGCATGACCAATTCCACACG ATTGGTTATCGTGATGGGCTGATAGCAGGGAAAGAAGCTTCTGCACAAGAAGGTTTTAATATTGGCTTTAAGCAATCAATTCCCATAGGGTACAACTGGGGCATAGCAAGAGGTGTTACCAG CGCATTGGCTTGTCTTCCGGATGGGTTGAGGGAGAGATTGACTGAAACACAAGAGAATAGAGATAAATTCCAGGAGTTATATGAATCTGTGAATTTGCTTTCAGCTACAGATGCACTTAAGTTGTTCCATGATGATATTTTGACAAAGAAAGCTGTGGAACAGAGCGGGTCTACTGAGGCTAGTGTTAGTGTAGGTGGTGCACAAGAACATATCTCAAATTCTTCTAGTTTGGGAACTTATAGTACAAAGCTCCAATCACTGCTTCTTGAATCTCCTGAAATCAAAGTACAATTCTTCCATCAAGAGGCTTCAACTCCTGATCGTTGTTGA
- the LOC108459640 gene encoding scarecrow-like protein 3 codes for MIPEGPSPVTSSPLQFFPWMSPSPGIGSPFPWLWELKPEERGLWLIRLLVACANHVAAGSLENANIGLEQISQLASPDGDTMQRIAAYFTEALANRMLKAWPGLHKALNSTKISSVPDEILVQKLFFELCPFLKLAYIITNQAIVEAMEGEKMVHIIDLNSCEPAQWINLFQTFSARPEGPPHLRITGIHEQKEVLEQMALRLTEEAEKLDIPFQFNPIVCKLENLDLESLRVKTGEALAVSSVLQLHSLLATDDEVPRRNFNSPPVSKTRVLQMTQRTFGEWLEKEPAHIYNPSSDIASSPSSLAPAPKMGSFLAALRALSPKVMVVTEQESNHNGPTLMERVIEALNFYAALFDCLESTVSRAPIERQKVEKMLFGEEIKNIIACEGGERKERHEKLEKWILRLELAGFGRVPLSYHGMLQAGRLLQTNNYDGYKMKEENGCLVMCWQERPLYSISAWGFRR; via the coding sequence ATGATTCCAGAGGGACCATCCCCAGTGACTTCATCACCACTTCAGTTCTTCCCCTGGATGTCACCCTCTCCTGGTATAGGATCCCCTTTCCCATGGCTATGGGAGCTCAAACCTGAGGAGAGGGGTTTATGGTTGATTCGTCTTCTTGTTGCATGTGCAAACCATGTAGCTGCTGGTAGTCTTGAGAATGCCAATATTGGCTTAGAGCAAATATCCCAACTTGCTTCTCCCGATGGAGATACCATGCAAAGAATTGCTGCTTACTTCACTGAGGCACTTGCTAATAGAATGCTTAAAGCATGGCCTGGCCTTCACAAAGCCCTCAATTCCACGAAAATATCATCGGTACCCGATGAAATTCTTGTTCAAAAACTGTTCTTTGAGCTGTGCCCTTTCTTAAAACTTGCATATATTATCACAAACCAGGCCATTGTAGAAGCTATGGAGGGAGAGAAGATGGTTCATATTATAGATCTAAATTCCTGTGAGCCTGCTCAATGGATCAATCTTTTTCAGACATTTAGTGCAAGGCCAGAAGGGCCACCGCATCTGAGAATTACAGGCATCCATGAGCAGAAAGAGGTGTTAGAGCAAATGGCACTTAGGTTGACAGAAGAAGCTGAAAAATTGGACATTCCATTTCAGTTTAACCCAATAGTTTGCAAGTTAGAGAATCTTGATTTAGAAAGTTTGCGTGTCAAGACCGGTGAAGCTCTTGCGGTCAGTTCGGTCCTTCAGCTTCATTCTCTCCTGGCAACAGATGATGAGGTGCCTAGAAGGAACTTTAACTCCCCACCGGTGTCTAAGACCCGAGTTTTGCAGATGACTCAACGTACTTTTGGAGAGTGGCTTGAGAAAGAACCAGCCCATATATACAACCCAAGTTCTGACATAGCATCTTCTCCATCATCCCTAGCTCCAGCTCCAAAAATGGGGAGCTTTCTAGCCGCTCTTCGGGCCTTGTCACCGAAAGTAATGGTTGTAACCGAGCAGGAGTCCAACCATAATGGTCCTACTTTAATGGAGAGGGTAATAGAAGCATTGAATTTCTATGCTGCGCTCTTTGACTGCTTAGAGTCTACGGTATCAAGAGCACCAATAGAGCGACAAAAGGTTGAGAAGATGCTTTTCGGAGAGGAAATTAAGAATATTATAGCATGTGAGGGTGGTGAGAGAAAGGAGAGACATGAAAAGCTGGAGAAATGGATCCTGAGACTTGAATTGGCCGGGTTTGGAAGGGTGCCATTAAGCTACCATGGCATGTTGCAGGCAGGAAGGTTGCTGCAGACCAATAACTACGATGGTTATAAGATGAAAGAAGAGAATGGGTGTTTGGTAATGTGCTGGCAAGAAAGACCTCTATATTCAATATCAGCCTGGGGGTTTAGACGCTAG